The following are from one region of the Trichoderma breve strain T069 chromosome 5, whole genome shotgun sequence genome:
- a CDS encoding short chain dehydrogenase domain-containing protein codes for MPDPDFPTKCMADFFSNQRKDLPIALETKDVKDKTYIVTGATGGLGYEAAKRLVQLEAAKVVIGVRNEEKGEFTKTTIEKEAGRKDVIEVWPLDLASYDSVKAFGKRLETIDRIDALVLNAGVSHAEWQVKEGSEAHMTVNFIANLLLTFEALPILQASASKHDIKPRIVVVGSMGGFFAFESIRKFPKTGVLDDLNDKAKWKPLLDNRYNVSKLFEHFAVRELASLKPVSETGIIVNLVDPGLCKTELIHEQSPFVRFKAWCAKLIMGRSPEMGSRTLIHGIAADEESHGKYLTACEIREEHIPEWVTNEAGQVLQKQIWAELLEKLEKIQPGVVTAVIHE; via the exons ATGCCTGATCCAGATTTCCCTACGAAATGCATGGCagacttcttctccaaccaAAGAAAAGACCTCCCCATTGCCCTCGAGACCAAAGacgtcaaggacaagacTTACATTGTGACCGGCGCTACTGGTGGCCTCGGCTATGAGGCCGCCAAACGCCTTGTCCAACTTGAAGCCGCCAAAGTGGTCATTGGTGTGCGCAACGAAGAGAAGGGCGAATTTACAAAGACGACGATCGAGAAAGAAGCCGGCCGTAAGGATGTCATTGAGGTGTGGCCCCTAGATCTGGCCTCATACGACTCTGTCAAGGCTTTTGGCAAGAGATTGGAGACGATCGACCGCATCGATGCTCTCGTTTTGAACGCTGGTGTCTCCCACGCTGAGTGGCAGGTCAAGGAGGGCAGCGAGGCTCATATGACGGTCAACTTCATTGCCAACCTTCTGTTGACCTTTGAAGCCCTCCCAATTCTTCAGGCCAGCGCGAGCAAGCACGACATCAAACCTCGCATTGTCGTTGTTGGCTCAATGGGTGGattctttgcctttgagAGCATTAGGAAGTTCCCCAAGACGGGCGTTCTCGACGACCTCAACGACAAGGCCAAGTGGAAACCCCTGCTTGACAATCGATACAATGTGTCCAAGCTGTTTGAGCATTTTGCCGTGCGTGAATTGGCTTCTCTAAAGCCTGTTTCCGAAACCGGTATCATCGTGAATCTCGTTGATCCTGGGCTGTGCAAGACTGAGCTTATTCATGAGCAAAGTCCCTTTGTGCGTTTCAAGGCATGGTGTGCAAAGCTGATAATGGGACGGAGTCCCGAGATGGGTAGTCGGACGCTAATTCACGGTATTGCGGCTGATGAGGAGAGCCACGGGAAGTATCTCACTGCTTGCGAGATTCGAGA GGAGCATATTCCGGAGTGGGTAACCAATGAAGCCGGCCAAGTGCTTCAGAAGCAGATCTGGGCAGAGCTCCTTGAGAAACTGGAGAAGATTCAGCCTGGTGTTGTGACTGCTGTCATTCACGAGTAA
- a CDS encoding variant SH3 domain-containing protein has translation MAALFRVKALYEYSSPHEDDLNFPAGQIIAVTDEDDDDWYGGEYVDEAGAKKAGIFPRNFVEKFEPVAPPRPVRKQHKQEPEPAAAAPAPPPEASYEDTAARSTPPPGDVASEPSPKRLAEPVKQTRAPEPPAAAPAPPVPAPAPVPVAVPAPAPPPAAAPAPVPVPLPSSPKRADSPASAAPAASAPKPKAAPPPVSEKPSSFKDRIAAFNKSAAPPIAPFKPSGLSGAGGASGFIKKPFVAPPPSRNAFVPPPREAPAAKIYRRDEDPEIKASVAETQGQAERAGLVTSETQKEGDEEDQPKPTSLKERIALLQKQQMEQAQRHADALSKKEKPKKPPPPKKRVDSQASAVEPAEGAEVPERKDSDEPAPRASMDSAPPEPAPLPPRPQPELTESPAEAANGDEAAEADADDHTSRRLSKVPTSSSAAPAADVEQPETQETVEEEGEAEEEEEEEDVDPEVKRREELRARMAKMSGGMGFHGMFGAPVPPMGGGLPMKKAPKPPAKSATTREEDVTPPPHAPPVPTMMALPGMGLPGLPVKPAEEPAQADEPEAEPEQKSEEEEDATPPAAAPVPPMRAEAPEHRAPPPVPQEDLSAPPVPLAARPPPPPAPVGARSPPPPPSAPPAVKSATEGSESDDELSNGARENAEAAASVLRSPPPPPAHHPSEPPQSPPRPGAFSPTSPTSKRASRPPPPVPGAASILAAVTSRPPPPPPPAAPSRRSTVDFGVASPTRPAQAGEEIGEATEYEGDYDTDIASSVPHKDALAAHDQESSMEETSLQSPFNDAPPELPPPPPFASTPRAAPPPVPQSPPLNRRSTDLSRSVPILPPPAPPPKLLSPTGDENHDGLFISNARGDDAQDSPILQDEPTPLSFEDSRAVSPPDRRAPPAIGSRGRSSMDMPRPSLSAPRRSIDHHRPSMDSGFIAGDIDLAVQSGWWKQSNQVPPVLQGRKDIHFECDESTSTNQGEKVMITRETFILFQDYSQTILTARYDPNDPTTVELEQRHEAPPKAMRQDQMEEAYDTFGRRISASAIAKKDQVVGDGTAQSFVLEMIRPLEDALLPISTRSYGALVYANMANASTQQHDVIRPGDIITIRNAKFQGKHGPMHAKYSSEVGKPDHVGVVAEWDGTKKKVRAWEQGRDGKKVKQESYKLDDLRSGEVKIWRVVSRSWVGWQKKLS, from the exons ATGGCTGCCCTGTTCCGCGTCAAGGCGCTGTACGAATACTCGTCGCCGCACGAGGACGACCTCAACTTCCCCGCCGGCCAGATCATTGCTGTCacggacgaggacgatgacgactgGTACGGCGGCGAGTacgtcgacgaggccggcGCCAAGAAGGCGGGCATCTTCCCTCGCAACTTTGTCGAGAAGTTTGAGCCCGTGGCGCCCCCGCGACCCGTGAGgaagcagcacaagcaaGAACCCGAacccgccgctgctgcccctGCGCCCCCTCCGGAGGCTTCTTACGAGGACACAGCTGCGCGATCGACACCCCCGCCGGGAGATGTGGCCTCAGAGCCCTCGCCAAAGAGACTCGCCGAGCCCGTCAAGCAAACCAGGGCGCCAGAAcctcctgctgcagctcctgctcctcccGTTCCAGCTCCCGCTCCAGTGCCTGTTGCTGTcccggctccggctcccCCGCCCGCGGCAGCTCCTGCGCCAGTTCCGGtgcctctgccatcttcgccCAAGCGTGCCGACTCCCCCGCCTCAGCTGCTCCGGCCGCCAGTGCTCCGAAGCCAAAGGCCGCGCCTCCGCCGGTATCCGAGAAGCCCAGCTCTTTCAAAGACCGCATTGCAGCGTTTAACAAGTCGGCCGCACCTCCGATTGCGCCCTTTAAACCCAGCGGCCTTAGCGGTGCTGGCGGCGCATCGGGCTTTATTAAGAAGCCATTTGTGGCACCGCCCCCTAGCCGAAATGCCtttgttcctcctcctcgcgAGGCCCCCGCGGCCAAGATTTAtcgaagagatgaagatccCGAAATCAAGGCTTCCGTGGCCGAGACTCAGGGACAAGCCGAGAGAGCTGGACTGGTTACCTCTGAAACTCAGAAAGAgggcgacgaagaagaccAGCCCAAGCCTACTAGCTTAAAGGAGCGCATTGCTCTCCTCCAGAAGCAACAGATGGAGCAGGCACAGCGCCATGCTGACGCACTGtccaagaaagagaagcccaagaagccgccgccacctAAGAAGCGCGTTGATTCTCAAGCTTCCGCCGTTGAGCCTGCTGAGGGAGCCGAAGTTCCCGAACGAAAAGACAGCGACGAGCCCGCCCCAAGAGCCTCCATGGATTCTGCTCCCCCCGAGCCGGCTCCTCTACCCCCGCGGCCCCAACCCGAACTTACGGAATCTCCCGCAGAAGCTgccaatggagatgaagcGGCTGAAGCGGATGCCGACGACCATACTTCACGACGACTGTCCAAAGTGCCAACCTCCTCATCCGCTGCTCCCGCTGCTGATGTAGAACAGCCGGAGACTCAGGAGAcggtggaggaagaaggagaggcagaggaagaggaagaggaggaagacgttGATCCTGAAGTCAAGCGCAGAGAAGAACTCCGAGCGCgaatggccaagatgagcgGTGGTATGGGCTTCCATGGCATGTTTGGCGCCCCGGTTCCTCCGATGGGAGGTGGTCTGCCGATGAAAAAGGCACCCAAGCCACCGGCAAAATCTGCCACCACGCGGGAAGAGGATGTGACCCCTCCGCCGCATGCTCCTCCTGTTCCCACTATGATGGCACTCCCGGGCATGGGCCTTCCAGGCCTTCCAGTTAAGCCAGCCGAAGAGCCAGCACAAGCTGATGAACCAGAGGCTGAACCAGAACAGAaatctgaagaagaggaagatgccactcctcctgctgccgcCCCCGTGCCCCCCATGCGAGCCGAAG CTCCAGAGCATAGGGCACCACCACCTGTTCCTCAGGAAGACCTGTCTGCTCCTCCTGTTCCATTGGCGG CTCGACCGCCACCTCCCCCGGCTCCTGTTGGAG CTCGATCCCCTCCACCGCCGCCCTCAGCTCCCCCCGCTGTCAAGTCAGCTACAGAGGGATCTGAATCTGATGATGAACTGTCTAATGGGGCTCGTGAGAACGCTGAGGCCGCTGCCTCAGTACTGAGATCACCACCTCCACCTCCTGCCCACCACCCCTCAGAACCTCCTCAGTCGCCCCCGCGCCCTGGAGCATTCTCGCCAACTTCGCCGACTAGCAAACGTGCTAGCAGGCCTCCGCCGCCCGTTCCAGGGGCTGCTTCCATACTCGCTGCGGTAACATCTCGCCCACCGCCGCCCCCTCCGCCCGCCGCCCCGAGCCGGCGATCTACTGTGGACTTTGGCGTCGCCTCGCCGACCAGGCCTGCGCAGGCAGGAGAGGAAATTGGAGAGGCCACAGAGTACGAGGGCGACTACGATACGGATATTGCATCGTCTGTGCCTCACAAGGATGCTTTGGCGGCGCATGATCAAGAGTCTAGCATGGAAGAGACCAGCCTCCAGTCACCATTCAACGATGCTCCTCCAGAGTTGCCTCCGCCTCCCCCGTTTGCTTCGACGCCGAGAGCAGCCCCTCCTCCCGTGCCACAGTCTCCGCCACTGAACAGAAGGTCTACGGATCTATCTCGGTCTGTTCCAATCTtgccgcctccagctcctccccCTAAGCTGCTTTCTCCCACGGGAGATGAGAACCATGATGGTCTGTTCATCTCAAATGCTAGAGGAGATGACGCCCAGGACTCTCCAATTCTACAGGATGAGCCTACTCCCCTTTCATTCGAAGACTCTAGAGCCGTGTCGCCACCTGATCGAAGAGCCCCTCCCGCAATAGGCTCTCGTGGACGCTCATCGATGGATATGCCCAGGCCCAGTCTCAGCGCTCCCAGGAGATCAATTGATCACCACCGCCCGTCTATGGACTCTGGCTTCATCGCGGGAGATATTGATCTGGCTGTGCAGAGCGGCTGGTGGAAGCAGTCGAACCAAGTCCCTCCCGTCCTCCAAGGTCGGAAGGATATCCACTTTGAGTGCGATGAATCCACTTCGACAAATCAAGGCGAGAAGGTTATGATCACCAGAGAAACCTTTATCCTGTTTCAAGATTACTCACAGACCATTCTTACGGCTCGCTACGACCCTAATGACCCGACAACTGTAGAGCTGGAGCAGCGACACGAGGCGCCCCCTAAGGCGATGCGACAGGACCAGATGGAGGAAGCCTACGACACCTTTGGACGACGTATTTCCGCATCCGCCATCGCTAAGAAAGATCAGGTTGTCGGCGATGGCACCGCGCAGAGCTTTGTTTTGGAAATGATTCGACCTCTAGAGGATGCCCTGTTGCCTATTAGCACTAGATCGTACGGTGCCCTCGTCTATGCCAACATGGCCAATGCTTCCACCCAGCAGCACGATGTCATTCGACCTGGCGACATCATTACCATTCGTAACGCCAAGTTCCAGGGAAAGCATGGACCCATGCATGCCAAATACTCCAGCGAAGTTGGCAAGCCGGACCATGTCGGCGTTGTGGCCGAGTGGGAtggcaccaagaagaaggtccGGGCCTGGGAGCAAGGCAGGGATGGCAAGAAGGTGAAGCAGGAGAGCTACAAGCTGGACGACCTGCGGAGTGGAGAGGTTAAGATCTGGCGTGTGGTTTCTCGTAGCTGGGTCggctggcagaagaagctgtcttAG